One segment of Thermococcus sp. DNA contains the following:
- a CDS encoding class III signal peptide-containing protein, which produces MKRKAQGAIEYLFMIAAALIIILIVVRQLQGRTSSATNTINSTANELNQSLQNLNQSG; this is translated from the coding sequence ATGAAGAGGAAGGCCCAAGGTGCCATCGAGTATCTGTTTATGATTGCGGCTGCCCTGATAATAATCCTGATTGTTGTCAGGCAGCTTCAGGGTAGGACGAGCAGTGCCACCAACACCATAAACAGCACTGCCAATGAGCTTAACCAGAGTCTCCAGAACCTCAACCAGAGCGGTTGA
- a CDS encoding DUF126 domain-containing protein gives MRFKGRKIVGGKAEGELIVSQKPLSFLGGVDPETGIVTDAESDIRGQSIAGKILAFPRGKGSTVGSYIIYALRKNGKAPKAIIVGEAETIVATGAIIAGIPMVDGIDVSKLTTGKRARVDADRGLVEIEE, from the coding sequence ATGAGGTTTAAGGGCAGAAAAATAGTCGGTGGAAAAGCGGAGGGAGAGCTGATAGTCTCTCAGAAACCCCTCTCGTTTCTCGGTGGAGTTGACCCTGAAACGGGAATTGTGACGGACGCTGAAAGCGACATACGGGGACAGAGCATAGCGGGCAAAATTCTGGCGTTTCCCAGGGGGAAGGGCTCAACCGTCGGATCGTACATAATATATGCCCTCAGAAAAAATGGTAAGGCACCTAAGGCAATAATCGTTGGAGAGGCTGAGACAATAGTCGCCACGGGTGCAATAATAGCGGGGATACCCATGGTGGATGGAATAGACGTCTCAAAGCTCACCACAGGAAAACGCGCCCGCGTGGACGCCGACAGAGGACTGGTCGAAATTGAGGAATAG
- a CDS encoding aconitase X catalytic domain-containing protein — MYLTKEEELILAGEYGYALQKAMEILVALGEIYGADRLIPIKSAQIAGVSYKNIGEAGVEFLRDFVDAGAKVSVYTTLNPAGIGDDEFMEKQLEVLELYRRMGIEITSTCTPYYGANLPKFGDHLAWSESSAVSFANSILGARTNREGGPSSLAAAIVGKTPNYGLHRDENRKATIRISVEAKVETFVDYSALGYHLGKVLGNDVPYFVGLRPENTDFLKEMGAAMAASGSIALYHVENETPEYRNAITDKIETIAVEDSDIQAVKEQFSDEWSEIDMILVGCPHASLAEIKEIAELLKMRGKPLKIPLFVTASRAVKALADSLGYTDIIERYNGRIIPDACFVVSPIQEWYRGIATNSGKSAFYFRSFGFSVRLDNVENLINDAP, encoded by the coding sequence ATGTATCTGACAAAGGAGGAGGAGCTCATCCTCGCCGGGGAATATGGATATGCTCTTCAAAAGGCTATGGAGATACTCGTCGCTCTCGGTGAGATATACGGCGCAGACAGGCTGATCCCAATCAAGAGTGCCCAGATAGCGGGTGTCTCGTACAAGAACATCGGTGAGGCAGGTGTTGAATTCCTTCGTGATTTTGTGGACGCAGGTGCAAAGGTCAGCGTCTACACGACCCTGAATCCGGCAGGGATAGGAGACGATGAGTTCATGGAGAAGCAGCTTGAAGTCCTTGAACTTTACCGCAGGATGGGGATCGAGATAACCTCAACCTGCACACCTTACTATGGGGCGAATCTTCCAAAGTTCGGCGACCATCTGGCGTGGAGTGAGAGCTCAGCAGTCAGCTTTGCGAACTCCATCCTGGGGGCGAGGACGAACAGAGAAGGCGGACCCTCAAGCCTGGCCGCGGCGATAGTCGGCAAGACTCCCAACTATGGCCTTCACAGGGATGAGAATAGAAAGGCCACAATCAGGATCAGCGTTGAGGCAAAAGTTGAGACCTTCGTCGATTACTCCGCCCTCGGCTATCATCTTGGAAAAGTTCTGGGAAACGATGTTCCGTACTTTGTCGGTCTGAGACCAGAAAACACGGATTTTCTCAAGGAGATGGGAGCTGCCATGGCCGCCAGTGGGAGCATAGCGCTCTACCATGTTGAAAACGAAACTCCCGAATACCGCAATGCCATCACGGACAAAATTGAGACAATAGCGGTTGAGGATTCTGACATCCAGGCAGTCAAAGAGCAGTTTTCAGACGAATGGAGCGAAATCGACATGATACTCGTAGGCTGTCCCCACGCATCTTTGGCAGAGATTAAAGAAATCGCCGAGCTCCTCAAGATGCGCGGGAAACCTCTAAAAATCCCCCTGTTTGTAACGGCCAGCAGGGCTGTTAAAGCTCTGGCCGACTCCCTTGGCTATACTGACATCATAGAGAGGTACAACGGCAGAATAATTCCGGATGCGTGCTTCGTGGTGTCTCCCATCCAGGAATGGTACAGGGGAATAGCGACGAACAGCGGCAAGAGCGCGTTCTACTTCCGGTCCTTTGGGTTCAGCGTACGGCTGGATAACGTGGAGAACCTTATCAACGACGCTCCGTGA
- a CDS encoding site-2 protease family protein — translation MTRGIYECINCKHREILDSTEPLLEKSCPVCGEDMVLVEFQTDSNELALQIAPQPKPMMPPEALEKKLREFYLLDLERIEGNVSVFKVREILETDFEKVLRELEEIGYWAALKKREGNVMLFVFPAGEVKEDNKWLPWVFLIATIFTTIFAGYYLSSMYIQVLDYYGLPGIRNPYVNAIAFSISVMAILGTHELGHKIAAAYHGVRATMPYFIPFPSMLGTLGAVIRVKSPLPTRNAAIDLGVSGPIAGFLVAIPVSIIGLRLSVPVPQHLIPPSQGGVAFGENLLFLFIEKYIVTFPENSVVFLHPVAIAGWVGILVTFLNLIPAAQLDGGHIARSFLGEKTHRHLTMVVGLVLIGMSFLWVGWLIWGILVLLMGSVGNPGALDEVSPISKKRLALAILAFIIFIISATPRPLWVTG, via the coding sequence ATGACAAGGGGAATCTACGAGTGCATCAACTGCAAACACAGGGAGATACTGGACTCTACCGAGCCTCTGCTCGAAAAGAGCTGTCCCGTTTGCGGAGAGGACATGGTTCTAGTCGAGTTCCAGACCGATTCCAATGAGCTTGCCCTCCAGATAGCCCCTCAACCAAAACCCATGATGCCCCCCGAGGCCCTTGAGAAAAAACTTAGGGAGTTCTACCTCCTTGACCTGGAGAGGATAGAGGGCAATGTCTCTGTTTTTAAGGTTCGTGAGATCCTTGAGACTGATTTTGAAAAGGTTCTGCGGGAACTGGAGGAGATTGGATACTGGGCCGCCCTTAAAAAGCGCGAGGGCAATGTCATGCTCTTCGTATTCCCGGCCGGGGAAGTCAAGGAGGACAACAAATGGCTTCCATGGGTGTTCCTGATAGCGACTATCTTCACAACCATCTTTGCGGGCTACTACCTGTCCTCGATGTATATTCAGGTCCTTGACTATTACGGCCTCCCGGGGATAAGAAACCCGTACGTCAACGCCATCGCGTTCTCGATAAGCGTTATGGCAATACTCGGCACCCACGAGCTCGGACACAAGATAGCGGCGGCTTATCACGGCGTTAGAGCGACGATGCCTTACTTCATACCATTTCCGAGCATGCTCGGAACGCTCGGAGCGGTGATACGGGTTAAGTCTCCTCTGCCCACAAGAAACGCCGCCATAGACCTCGGAGTCAGCGGCCCAATAGCCGGTTTTCTAGTTGCGATTCCAGTCAGCATAATCGGTCTCAGACTTTCCGTCCCAGTGCCCCAGCACCTAATCCCTCCCTCCCAGGGAGGGGTAGCCTTCGGTGAGAACCTTCTGTTCCTGTTCATTGAAAAGTACATCGTCACCTTTCCCGAGAACAGCGTTGTGTTCCTTCACCCCGTGGCAATCGCTGGATGGGTCGGAATCCTGGTGACGTTTCTGAATCTCATCCCGGCGGCTCAGCTGGATGGTGGACACATCGCCCGCTCATTCCTCGGCGAGAAGACCCATCGACACCTCACGATGGTTGTAGGCCTGGTTCTCATTGGCATGAGCTTTCTCTGGGTGGGCTGGCTTATATGGGGCATCCTGGTTCTCCTAATGGGATCGGTTGGCAATCCAGGCGCGCTGGATGAGGTCTCCCCAATTTCAAAGAAGCGACTCGCGCTTGCGATTCTGGCGTTCATAATCTTCATAATCTCGGCGACACCGAGACCCCTGTGGGTCACCGGATAG